The segment AAATTTTTAGAGCATACCCGACTATTTATGTTTTGTAATAATGATGATACGATAATGTATATTTCTTCAGCCGATTGGATGACGCGTAATATTGAGAATAGAGTAGAGGTAAGCTGTCCGATATATCAAGAAGACATTAAACAAGAACTCATGGATGTATTTGATATTTGTTGGCGTGATAATGTTAAAGCTAGGCAAATTGATGCATCTCAAAATAATACCTATCGAACTAATAACAACCCTAAAGTAAGAGCGCAATTCGCTCTGTATGATTATTATAAAGAAAAACTAAACGCATCATAGTATGTTAAGTATAAAAAAATACGCAGCCATAGATATTGGATCAAACGCGGTAAGACTTTTAATTTCTAATATTATTGAACAAAAGGGGCAACCTGTAAAGTTTAAGAAAAGTTCTCTAGTTCGTGTTCCTATTCGTCTTGGATCAGATGTGTTTTTACATGGCAAGATTTCCGAAGAAAATAAACAACGCATGTTAGATACCATGACAGCTTTTAATCTTTTGATGAAATCTCATAAAGTAGTAACCTATAAAGCTTGTGCTACCTCTGCGATGCGAGAAGCTGAAAACGGACACGCTATAGCAAACCTGATTGCTAAAAAAGCCAAAATCGAAATTGATATCATTGATGGTGAAGAGGAAGCAGCAATAATTGCGGCTACAGATTTACATTCATACATACATGAAGATAAGACCTATTTATATGTTGATGTAGGAGGTGGGAGTACAGAGTTTTCAGTAATACATCATGGTAAAACGGTTGTATCAAAGTCTTTTAAATTAGGAACCGTAAGATTGCTTAATGACATTGTGAAAAAAGAAACTTGGATAGAGCTCGAAAACTGGATCAAAACCCATACGAATGAGTATGATAAAGTAGACCTTATAGGATCTGGTGGAAACATTAACAAGATTTTTAAAATCTCAGGAAAAGCACTCGGTAAGCCACTAACATACTTCTATTTAACTACTTATTATAATAAATTGCAGACTTATTCATACGAAGAACGTATTACGGAATTAGAACTTAATCAAGATCGTGCAGATGTTATTATTCCGGCTACTAGAATATATTTGTCGGCTATGAAATGGAGTGGGGCTAAAGACATCTATGTTCCAAAAATTGGTTTGTCTGATGGGATTATTAAAAGCGTCTATTACAACACAGTTTCTAGCGTAAACATTTAGACACGAGTTAATTTGGCGGGTTTTTGAGCGTAACATCCAATTTTTATGTTGTTTTTTTAATTTTCATCCTATATTAGCCACCTCAAATCTTTGCTACTAATTAGTCTAGTTTTGATAGGCATCACCTGTGTGATGTTAACCCAATAAACTATTTATAATTATGAAATCAACTATACTTACACTTTTATTTGTAGCCTTTACATTCTTATCGTTTTCTCAAGAAACTAGTTATGGTGTAAGAGGCGGACTCAATATTTCTAATTTAGATTTTGAACCTGATGCGACCTTCAATAATCAACATAGAAATGGTTTTGCCTTCGGAGGCTTTGTAGATCTCGGTATTACTGAAACGTTTTCAACTATGATTGAATTTCAGTATTCTGCTGAAGGTGGTAAAGCAGATGATCTGAGAGCAGACTATATTCAAATGCCTATCATGGCGCGTTTTACTTTAGCTGATAAATTCACAGTGGGTGTTGGACCAATGGTAAGTCTAAAAACATGGAAAGATCAAGATGCGTTTTCAACGTTTACGTTTTCTGGCATAGGCGGTATTGAGTATATGATTAATGACGAATTATTCGTCGATGCTCGCATCCACTATGGTTTAAGTAATATTCTTAATGAAGATATAAGTGGAGATTTGGAAGCGCAAAATACGACCTTTCAATTTGGGTTTGGAATAAAGATTTAAGTCACAATCAACATAAGATATATGATGAGCTTCAGTAACTACTGAAGCTTTTTTTAGCCATGAATCGTCTCGGTTTTACTCAAATCTTTCATGATTTGAGCCTCAAACTGTAATAGTGATTGCCATTTTTGATCGACTTCGTTTCGTTCTCCATATTGTCTGGCAAAAGCAAGAAACATGGTGTAGTGATTGGCTTCACTGACCATCAATTTTCTATAAAATTCAGCAAGCTCTCTATCTTTTAATTCTTCTGAAAGTAATCTGAAACGCTCACAACTTCTAGCCTCAATTAGCGCTGCATATAATAGGCGATGCACGAGTTGGGTGG is part of the Formosa sp. Hel1_31_208 genome and harbors:
- a CDS encoding Ppx/GppA phosphatase family protein, which gives rise to MLSIKKYAAIDIGSNAVRLLISNIIEQKGQPVKFKKSSLVRVPIRLGSDVFLHGKISEENKQRMLDTMTAFNLLMKSHKVVTYKACATSAMREAENGHAIANLIAKKAKIEIDIIDGEEEAAIIAATDLHSYIHEDKTYLYVDVGGGSTEFSVIHHGKTVVSKSFKLGTVRLLNDIVKKETWIELENWIKTHTNEYDKVDLIGSGGNINKIFKISGKALGKPLTYFYLTTYYNKLQTYSYEERITELELNQDRADVIIPATRIYLSAMKWSGAKDIYVPKIGLSDGIIKSVYYNTVSSVNI
- a CDS encoding porin family protein gives rise to the protein MKSTILTLLFVAFTFLSFSQETSYGVRGGLNISNLDFEPDATFNNQHRNGFAFGGFVDLGITETFSTMIEFQYSAEGGKADDLRADYIQMPIMARFTLADKFTVGVGPMVSLKTWKDQDAFSTFTFSGIGGIEYMINDELFVDARIHYGLSNILNEDISGDLEAQNTTFQFGFGIKI